A single Camarhynchus parvulus chromosome 5, STF_HiC, whole genome shotgun sequence DNA region contains:
- the LOC115904478 gene encoding potassium channel subfamily K member 16-like codes for MCSGRLQTALLVAGYFVYLLVGAAVFQALERTAEKQEKMAAAQMKEAFLQNFTQLSVAEMEQFMKNLIEAIQNGVYPVGNESQFEESNWDFSNSFFFAGTVVSTIGYGTLHPKTAGGQLFCVFFALFGIPLNIVFLHRVGKMLSLLCKKLGKFLYEKGMRKKKIKFLTLLFFLTTGILVFLCLPSVFFQITEGWSYSEGIYFAFITLSTIGFGDYVVGKQSDRKYFSYYRVLVAIWILFGLAWIALLFNLLTTVLEDTEKIIVKDLQQIGKVSKDNVGSQQRRCWPVQFIPEEEPLPPRAGGDAMKMESLTADSEHTKKEKKCFLIAKLLP; via the exons ATGTGCAGTGGCAGgctgcagacagctctgctggtggcTGGCTACTTTGTCTACCTGCTGGTGGGTGCTGCCGTGTTCCAGGCCCTGGAGAGGACTGctgagaagcaggagaaaatggCAGCTGCCCAGATGAAGGAGGCTTTTCTGCAGAACTTCACGCAGCTCTCGGTGGCAGAGATGGAGCAGTTCATGAAG AACCTGATTGAAGCCATTCAAAATGGAGTATACCCTGTTGGAAATGAGTCACAATTTGAGGAGAGCAACTGGGATTTCAGCAACTCCTTCTTCTTTGCAGGCACAGTTGTCTCCACAATAG gctATGGCACATTACATCCTAAAACTGCTGGGGGACAGctcttttgtgtattttttgctctttttggaATCCCTCTGAACATTGTTTTTCTGCACCGTGTTGGTAAGATGCTCTCACTGCTCTGTAAAAAGCTGGGGAAATTCCTGTACGAGAAAGGAATGAGAAAG aagaagaTCAAATTTCTGACCCTTTTGTTCTTCCTGACAACGGGGATCCTGGTTTTTCTGTGCCTGCCATCAGTCTTCTTCCAGATAACAGAGGGCTGGTCCTACAGTGAAGGAATTTACTTTGCATTCATCACCCTCAGCACCATTGGCTTTGGAGATTATGTTGTAG GCAAACAGTCTGACAGGAAATACTTTTCCTACTATCGAGTGCTTGTGGCCATTTGGATTCTTTTTGGCCTTGCCTGGATTGCTCTGCTGTTTAATTTATTGACAACAGTACTAGaagatactgaaaaaataattgtcaaGGATCTCCAGCAAATTGGAAAGGTGAGTAAGGACAATGTAGGAAGCCAGCAAAGAAGATGCTGGCCTGTTCAGTTTATTCCAGAAGAAGAACCACTACCACCACGTGCTGGAGGGGATGCCATGAAAATGGAGTCATTAACAGCAGATTctgaacacacaaaaaaagaaaaaaagtgttttctaatAGCAAAACTATTGCCATAA